The genomic region CTGTGTATGGGtgtaaatgtaaaacaaaGTGTGGTTCCAAACGTTGTGGTTGCtttaaaaagaacattttatgCAATGAACTATGTGCATGTAGCAACTTTAGTTGTAAGAATCAGGTAAATAATGTTTTGTTATTGCTACTTTTAGTATTCtacgttattattactattttactatttttttaaaagaaatacgatgtggaagaaaagaaagaaaatttgctgAACATTAAAGTGAAAAATGATCAAGTAGAAATTGAACAGATAAAGAACAAAAAGTTGATCGATCCTTGCAAAGGTCTCATTAGTCCAGATATTACTTCAACCCCTAGTGTAGAAGAGTATAAGCTTACACCCTTGCGATTTTCCTCAAGAAATT from Augochlora pura isolate Apur16 unplaced genomic scaffold, APUR_v2.2.1 APUR_unplaced_6772, whole genome shotgun sequence harbors:
- the LOC144478035 gene encoding uncharacterized protein LOC144478035, encoding MSDTKMKSKKRNAATQTHFTMLEIARLEEQVKLLTIEKDRLIKYGVEESAISVYGCKCKTKCGSKRCGCFKKNILCNELCACSNFSCKNQKYDVEEKKENLLNIKVKNDQVEIEQIKNKKLIDPCKGLISPDITSTPSVEEYKLTPLRFSSRNSKKLFRYDKEKETPEQIKEIRDEKKSVKHKTEPKNSKKAVTQKKDKRK